Sequence from the Sphingobacteriaceae bacterium GW460-11-11-14-LB5 genome:
GCCATCAAGCGAAGACTGACCGATAAGCAAACAGGGATAACCATCGGCAAAACTCACTATTTCATCATTCAAAGCATAATCACGGTCTACCCATCGTTTTTCAGTTAAAGGCATTTTTACCAGTCTAACCTTAAAGTTCAGGAAATCAGAAAACCAGTCGCTTACCGTTTTATTTACTTCAAGTGCTGTAGCGGTATCGTTCCAGATTACAACTGAAATTTGCTCCCCGGTATCTTCATCCAAAGAAAAGAATATACTTTGCTCAGGTAATTTTTTATGGGAAACTGTTAATTTACCATCGCTAATATTTACCTGCAATAGTGCCAGTTCAAAGTGTTTCCTTTGGGTAATAAAGATACCTTCCTCGTCAACAAGCATCCATCTTCTATCATATTGCAGGCCCCTTTCTTCGAGTTGCGCTTTTTCAAGGCGTATTCCACCCAGCGATTTGATGGGATAAATATTGATTTCAGAAAGGATAAACTTGTTCATGCTTTAAAGATAAATACACTTTTTTGATTTATCCTACTGGTTTGGACAAATGAAAAGTCATTGTTCTTCAGTACGGCCTAAAGTGTCTTTTATCCCTTCAAAATTTGAATAAGATCATCATTAATATAAAATACTTCTCTACCATCTTTAGCTGCACTCACTATTTTTGCATCTTCAAGTTCTCTGAAGTATTTAGTAAGTGTCGTTCTTGAGCTAACACCAAGCAGATCTCCAATAAATTTAGGTCTAATATAGGGCTGGCTGAAAATAGCTTCATTAATTTCTTTATTATACCATTTGATCTTGGATTTTCCATAAGATAGGGTAGCTTCCATCTGATTCAGAATACTTATGATCAACTGGTTAGTTAATACAGCAGTTTTTTCTACAGCATCAAGCATATATAGGAGCCAGGGTTTCCATGAACCTCTCTGGGTAACTACCCCTAGGTGATAGTAATAATCATCTTTGTTTAGGATAATGTATTTGGACAGATATAATATAGGTTGTTGTAATAAATCTTTGTTGACTAAATATAAAAGGTTTAGAATTCTTCCAGTTCTTCCATTTCCATCGGTGAATGGATGTATTGCTTCAAATTGATAGTGGGCGATGCACATTTTTATCAGTGGGTCTGATGGGTACTTATTATCATCGTTTAGATATTCAATCAAATTGTCCATTTTTGCTTCAATTATGCCCTCTCCTCTAGGTGGGGTATATACAATCTCGCCTGATCTAAATTGACTTTGCCCTCTTCTGATCACTGTTAAACT
This genomic interval carries:
- a CDS encoding MOSC domain-containing protein — encoded protein: MNKFILSEINIYPIKSLGGIRLEKAQLEERGLQYDRRWMLVDEEGIFITQRKHFELALLQVNISDGKLTVSHKKLPEQSIFFSLDEDTGEQISVVIWNDTATALEVNKTVSDWFSDFLNFKVRLVKMPLTEKRWVDRDYALNDEIVSFADGYPCLLIGQSSLDGLNNKLDQPILMDRFRPNFVFTGGEPHVEDGFQSFHIGEVLFSAVKPCARCVLITIDQQTGEKGQEPLRTLAGYRTAGKKIMFGQNLLHHHLGTIRVGDELKVKDWKEAH
- a CDS encoding Fic/DOC family protein codes for the protein MVYDRTRPFNDLPLLPPLESIEEDIDILKKLVTASRALATTNSSLYRLPNPTMLVNTIALQEAQTSTAIENIFTTEDELYKAVSDTLREDNIKPATKEVLRYREALWEGYKLIVINGKIDKDCIISTFRQIKNTTAGFRPQQSLTVIRRGQSQFRSGEIVYTPPRGEGIIEAKMDNLIEYLNDDNKYPSDPLIKMCIAHYQFEAIHPFTDGNGRTGRILNLLYLVNKDLLQQPILYLSKYIILNKDDYYYHLGVVTQRGSWKPWLLYMLDAVEKTAVLTNQLIISILNQMEATLSYGKSKIKWYNKEINEAIFSQPYIRPKFIGDLLGVSSRTTLTKYFRELEDAKIVSAAKDGREVFYINDDLIQILKG